A single region of the Metarhizium brunneum chromosome 6, complete sequence genome encodes:
- the prp16 gene encoding Pre-mRNA-splicing factor ATP-dependent RNA helicase prp16, producing the protein MAGGRDYDYDGYNPKRRRLDSSRPQHKLQDGSRGSTPRAQSSYAATPTRESENQGPDEDDMLALDRDWYGGDELGGHAFGDDTHNPFASYEISAWESQQQESAKAEKMASRYDARQEQRRKENDAWETNRMLVSGVAQRRDMASDFDDEEATRVHLLVHDLRPPFLDGRTIFTKQLEPVPAVRDYQSDMAVFSRKGSKVVREARQQSERQKQAQQATSIAGTTLGNIMGAKDNDEDSALPGPGEDGAEKSESKGNKFSAHINRSKGASDFSRSKTLQEQRQYLPAFAVREELLRVIRENQVTIVIGETGSGKTTQLTQFLYEDGYGQTGMIGCTQPRRVAAMSVAKRVAEEMEVELGTTCGYAIRFEDHTSKETVIKYLTEGILLRESLNEPDLDRYSCIIMDEAHERALNTDILLGLFKKILQRRRDLKLIVTSATMNAKRFSDFFGGAPEFTIPGRTFPVDVMFHRSPVEDYVDQAVQQVLAIHVSMDPGDILVFMTGQEDIEITCELVQKRLDALNDAPKLSILPIYSQMPADLQAKIFDRAPPGVRKCIVATNIAETSLTVDGIKYVVDAGYSKMKVYNPKMGMDTLQITPISQANASQRSGRAGRTGPGKAFRLYTEKAFKEELYLQTIPEVQRTNLSNTVLMLKSLGVKDLLDFDFMDPPPQDTISTSMFDLWALGALDNLGELTELGRKMSAFPMDPSLAKLLITAEQYGCSEEMITIVSMLSVPNVFYRPKERQDEADAQREKFWVHESDHLTYLQVYQAWKAHGFSDGWCIKHFLHSKSLRRAKEVREQIVDIIKAQGMEMNSCGMDWDIIRKCICSGYYHQAAKYKGSGEYINLRTNLAVQLHPTSALYAGHPPDYVVYHELILTSKVYVSTVTAVDPHWLADLGGVFYSVKEKGYSIRNKRITETEFNRKMEIEAKMAEDKRRDEERKQAEEEKATKKKAPADTKKIVTQGAVKKPVIRRRGRGF; encoded by the coding sequence ATGGCTGGGGGCAGAGACTACGACTACGATGGGTACAACCcgaagaggagaagattgGACTCGTCGCGACCGCAACACAAGCTTCAAGATGGGTCGCGTGGCTCAACACCCCGGGCTCAATCTAGCTACGCTGCTACCCCGACAAGAGAGTCTGAGAATCAGGGGCCAGACGAAGACGATATGCTAGCACTGGACCGAGATTGGTACGGAGGCGATGAGTTGGGAGGACATGCTTTCGGTGACGATACACACAACCCTTTCGCATCTTACGAGATTTCCGCCTGGGAAAGCCAACAACAGGAGTctgccaaggccgagaagatgGCGAGTCGGTACGACGCGAGACAAGAACAGCGTCGCAAAGAAAACGACGCATGGGAAACGAACAGAATGTTGGTCTCGGGTGTCGCTCAGCGACGAGACATGGCATCAGACttcgacgacgaagaggcaACCCGAGTACATTTGCTGGTTCACGACCTACGGCCACCGTTTCTTGACGGGCGTACCATCTTTACGAAACAGCTTGAGCCGGTTCCCGCCGTCAGGGACTACCAGAGTGACATGGCTGTGTTCAGCAGAAAAGGAAGCAAGGTCGTGAGGGAGGCCCGGCAGCAGAGTGAGCGTCAGAAACAGGCTCAACAAGCGACCTCGATCGCTGGGACAACCCTGGGCAACATCATGGGCGCAAAAGACAACGACGAAGACAGCGCCTTACCTGGACctggtgaagacggcgccgagaAGAGCGAATCCAAGGGCAACAAGTTCAGCGCGCACATCAATAGATCCAAAGGTGCCAGCGACTTTAGCAGGAGCAAAACGCTTCAAGAACAACGACAGTATCTGCCGGCATTTGCGGTTCGCGAAGAACTTTTAAGAGTTATCAGAGAAAATCAAGTTACCATTGTTATTGGCGAGACGGGTTCGGGGAAAACCACACAGCTAACACAATTTCTGTACGAGGATGGATACGGGCAGACCGGCATGATCGGCTGTACGCAGCCTCGACGTGTTGCTGCCATGAGTGTAGCGAAACGTGTTGCCGAAGAAATGGAAGTCGAGCTAGGTACAACCTGTGGCTATGCCATTCGATTTGAAGATCACACAAGCAAAGAGACTGTTATTAAATATCTGACGGAAGGCATCTTGCTCAGAGAATCTCTCAATGAGCCTGATTTGGACAGATACTCGTGTATCATCATGGATGAAGCGCACGAGCGTGCATTAAACACTGATATCCTACTGGGACTATTCAAGAAGATTCTTCAACGGCGACGGGACCTCAAGCTCATTGTGACCTCGGCGACGATGAATGCGAAACGATTCTCGGACTTCTTTGGAGGTGCACCAGAGTTCACAATTCCTGGACGAACTTTCCCAGTTGATGTCATGTTTCATCGATCGCCAGTTGAGGATTATGTGGACCAGGCAGTCCAGCAAGTCTTGGCCATTCATGTTTCCATGGATCCAGGTGACATTCTGGTGTTCATGACTGGACAGGAAGACATTGAAATCACCTGCGAACTGGTACAGAAGCGGTTGGATGCGTTGAATGATGCGCCAAAGTTGAGCATTCTTCCCATTTACAGCCAAATGCCGGCAGACTTGCAAGCAAAGATTTTCGACCGAGCTCCGCCAGGGGTACGAAAATGCATCGTGGCGACAAATATTGCAGAAACCAGTTTAACAGTCGACGGTATCAAATACGTGGTTGACGCAGGTTATTCAAAAATGAAGGTGTACAACCCCAAGATGGGCATGGATACGCTTCAAATCACGCCAATCTCTCAAGCCAATGCTTCGCAACGTTCTGGCCGTGCCGGCCGAACGGGGCCTGGAAAAGCCTTTCGTCTCTACACAGAAAAGGCTTTCAAGGAGGAGCTATACCTGCAAACGATTCCAGAGGTCCAGCGTACAAATCTCTCGAATACGGTTCTAATGCTTAAGTCCCTGGGGGTGAAGGACCTGCTCGACTTTGACTTCATGGACCCGCCGCCGCAGGACACCATTTCCACGTCCATGTTCGATCTCTGGGCGCTGGGCGCGTTGGACAATCTCGGGGAGCTCACTGAATTAGGGCGCAAGATGAGCGCCTTTCCCATGGAcccgtccttggccaagctTCTGATTACGGCCGAGCAGTATGGCTGCAGCGAGGAAATGATTACGATTGTGTCCATGCTCTCGGTCCCCAACGTGTTCTACAGACCAAAGGAGCGCCAAGACGAGGCGGATGCTCAACGAGAGAAGTTCTGGGTGCACGAATCAGACCACCTGACGTATCTCCAAGTGTACCAAGCCTGGAAAGCTCACGGCTTCTCAGACGGCTGGTGCATCAAACACTTCCTGCACTCGAAATCACTGCGTCGCGCCAAAGAAGTGCGTGAGCAAATCGTGGACATTATCAAGGCTCAGGGAATGGAGATGAACAGCTGCGGCATGGACTGGGACATTATCCGAAAATGCATCTGTTCGGGCTACTATCACCAGGCGGCAAAGTACAAGGGTTCGGGCGAATACATCAATCTGCGGACCAACTTGGCCGTTCAGCTCCATCCAACGAGCGCTCTCTACGCCGGCCACCCGCCGGATTACGTAGTTTACCACGAACTCATCCTCACGTCCAAAGTCTACGTCTCTACCGTCACGGCGGTGGACCCTCACTGGCTCGCCGATCTCGGTGGCGTGTTCTACTCGGTCAAGGAGAAGGGATACTCGATCCGAAACAAGCGCATCACCGAGACTGAGTTCAACCGCAAGATGGAAATCGAGGCAAAAATGGCAGAGGACAAGCGTAGAGACGAAGAGCGCAAGCAAgccgaggaagagaaggcgACTAAAAAGAAGGCCCCTGCTGACACCAAGAAGATTGTCACGCAGGGCGCGGTCAAGAAGCCTGTCATTAGAAGAAGGGGCCGAGGTTTCTGA
- the Pdcd6 gene encoding Programmed cell death protein 6: MAYNRPFDPDALPRFAEPERKSGTTPPQTYQQNRYEKKPPPATPRDNYPPPHPQPTHGQTFHSSSSHGPGPAAPRPASQPQSRPPHQQNYSAAPPTPDPASGSDSTLLPLFRAVDKDGTGQLSEKELSAALVNGDWTAFDIQTVRMMIRMFDSDRSGTINFEEFCGLWSFLASWRTLFDRFDVDRSGNISLQEFTDALIAFRYRLSPQFVELLFRTYDKRNEGVMSFDLFVQSCISLKRMTDVFKKYDDDRDGFITLSFEDFLSEILRQLK, encoded by the exons ATGGCATACAACAGACCCTTCGACCCTGATGCCTTGCCCAG GTTTGCCGAGCCCGAACGA AAGTCTGGAACCACGCCGCCGCAAACATATCAGCAAAACCGCTACGAAAAGAAACCTCCTCCCGCAACCCCGAGAGACAATTACCCTCCACCACATCCCCAGCCAACTCATGGTCAAACCTTCCACAGCAGTAGTAGCCATGGACCTGGGCCGGCCGCACCTCGACCTGCCTCCCAGCCTCAAAGTCGCCCACCACATCAACAGAATTACTCAGCGGCCCCGCCGACTCCAGATCCTGCATCAGGCTCTGACTCGACACTGCTTCCGCTCTTCCGAGCTGTAGACAAAGACG GGACCGGCCAGCTCTCTGAAAAGGAGCTCTCGGCAGCTCTCGTGAACGGTGACTGGACAGCATTCGACATACAAACTGTCCGAATGATGATCCGCATGTTTGACTCTGATCGCAGTGGCACCATCAACTTTGAAGAGTTCTGTGGACTATGGTCCTTCCTTGCCTCCTGGCGCACTCTGTTTGACCGATTCGATGTCGACCGCAGCGGAAACATATCTCTCCAGGAGTTCACCGATGCTCTCATCGCATTCCGCTACCGCCTCAGCCCCCAGTTTGTCGAATTACTCTTCCGCACCTATGATAAGCGCAACGAGGGTGTCATGAGTTTCGATCTATTTGTGCAGAGCTGCATCTCGCTAAAGCGCATGACGGACGTTTTCAAAAAGTACGATGACGATCGAGATGGGTTCATCACGCTGAGCTTTGAAGACTTTCTGAGCGAAATCTTGAGGCAGCTGAAGTAG
- the RBG4 gene encoding Glycine-rich RNA-binding protein 4, protein MSKLFIGGLAWHTEEATLRQKFEEFGAVEEAVVVKDRDTGRSRGFGFVRYTQENDAQNAIAAMNNVEFDGRTIRVDKASDNSPRGGYGGGRGGGSGFGGRGGYAAPMPYGLPQQSPGYPVVAPQMYAPVAYGRPYPQHPGYGMPPQGYGVPQYGYADLSQQQQAPMPQHQPPPQPPPQGGRGY, encoded by the exons ATGTCGAAGCTCTTCATAGG CGGCCTAGCATGGCATACTGAAGAGGCCACTCTTCGTCAGAAGTTCGAAGAGTTTGGCGCTGTTGAAGAAGCG GTGGTGGTCAAGGATCGAGATACTGGTCGCAGCCGCGGCTTTGGCTTTGTGCGCTACACCCAAGAGAATGATGCCCAGAACGCTATAGCTGCAATGAACAACGTCGA ATTTGACGGTCGAACGATTCGTGTGGACAAAGCATCCGACAATAGCCCTCGCGGAGGGTATGGAGgtggtcgaggaggaggttCGGGATTTGGAGGACGGGGAGGTTATGCAGCGCCAATGCCTTATGGTCTTCCGCAGCAGTCCCCTGGTTATCCAGTCGTCGCTCCTCAGATGTACGCGCCAGTAGCATATGGCCGACCTTACCCTCAACACCCGGGATATGGCATGCCTCCCCAGG GATACGGCGTTCCGCAATATGGATATGCAGACCTttctcagcagcaacaggCTCCCATGCCTCAAcaccagcctcctcctcaaccACCCCCTCAAGGTGGAAGAGGATACTAA
- the CLYBL gene encoding Citramalyl-CoA lyase, whose amino-acid sequence MAAAAARSTAILRRSLLYVPASSQKMLTKSLGLISDNVTYDLEDSVTPSLKPQARQQLKAHISSLKSRPRSISELAVRVNAVSTAFALDDLTALSAAPLVDAIVVPKVESAADLTFVSDVLRHVAPERHAVDSSNPIKIIALIESARAVMDLASICRASPYLSGLIFAAEDFALDLSITRTPSLTEFLYARSAIVTAARAAALPSAIDLVCTSYRGEEGIGRLAEECAGGKSMGFNGKQCIHPDQLETVQRLFAPSPDEVNWAMRVVIADEKAAAQGRGAWTLDGKMIDAPVVGKARAVVAKAKQCGFDVAGLRSKWNSQEPE is encoded by the exons atggccgccgcggcagcGAGGTCCACGGCCATCCTCCGCCGGTCTCTTCTTTACG TCCCCGCGTCATCGCAAAAGATGCTCACCAAGTCCCTGGGCCTCATCTCGGACAACGTAACCTACGACCTAGAGGACTCGGTCACACCGTCTCTCAAACCACAGGCCCGCCAACAGCTCAAGGCGCACATTTCATCACTGAAATCCCGCCCTCGGTCCATTTCCGAGCTCGCAGTCCGCGTCAACGCCGTCTCCACCGCCTtcgccctcgacgacctGACGGCCCTCTCTGCCGCGCCGCTCGtcgatgccattgtcgtgCCCAAAGTTGAGTCGGCCGCCGACCTGACGTTTGTCTCCGACGTCCTGCGCCATGTCGCCCCGGAGAGGCACGCCGTCGACTCGAGCAATCCCATCAAGATCATCGCCCTGATCGAGTCGGCCCGCGCCGTCATGGACCTCGCCAGCATCTGCCGCGCCTCCCCCTATCTGAGCGGCCTGATATTCGCGGCCGAGGATTTCGCCCTCGACTTGTCCATTACGAGGACGCCGTCTCTGACGGAGTTTCTGTATGCGCGTTCCGCAATCGTCACTGCCGCCAGGGCCGCTGCCTTGCCCAGCGCCATCGACCTGGTGTGTACGTCGTAccgcggcgaggagggcatcGGGAGACTTGCGGAGGAATGCGCGGGCGGCAAGTCGATGGGGTTCAACGGCAAGCAGTGCATACACCCCGACCAGTTGGAAACTGTGCAGAGGCTGTTTGCCCCGAGCCCGGATGAGGTAAACTGGGCGATGCGGGTGGTCATCGCGGACGAGAAGGCCGCAGCGCAGGGGAGAGGAGCCTGGACGTTGGATGGCAAGATGATTGATGCTCCGGTCGTTGGAAAGGCTCGAGCCGTCgttgccaaagccaagcaGTGCGGATTCGACGTTGCTGGTCTGAGGAGCAAGTGGAATAGCCAGGAACCCGAATGA